The following are from one region of the Nostoc cf. commune SO-36 genome:
- a CDS encoding GNAT family N-acetyltransferase → MNFPLIKALKNGILVELDYMHPQEQEVVRALLNVVIVEGKTYPHKQPLSQAEFTAYWLSKDAFVVRSFVQDATHKPKKILGAFYLKPNFPGRCCHICNAGFIVQPELRGQGIGRFMGEAMLLIAANLGYEAVMFNLIFETNIPSITLWQSLGFEIIGRIPYAAKLGDEQVVDALMMYRTLEMSTVDG, encoded by the coding sequence ATGAATTTTCCTCTAATTAAAGCTTTAAAAAATGGAATATTAGTGGAACTAGATTATATGCATCCTCAAGAACAGGAGGTTGTAAGAGCATTACTCAATGTTGTAATTGTTGAAGGTAAAACTTATCCCCACAAGCAACCTCTATCTCAGGCAGAATTTACAGCTTACTGGTTGAGTAAGGATGCCTTTGTTGTTAGGTCATTTGTTCAGGACGCTACACATAAGCCAAAAAAAATATTAGGGGCGTTTTATCTAAAACCAAACTTCCCCGGTCGGTGTTGCCATATTTGCAACGCTGGTTTTATTGTACAACCTGAGTTACGCGGTCAGGGAATCGGGCGGTTCATGGGGGAAGCTATGCTCTTGATAGCAGCAAACTTGGGCTACGAAGCAGTAATGTTCAATTTGATCTTTGAAACTAATATACCTTCAATTACCCTTTGGCAATCGCTAGGATTTGAGATTATTGGGCGAATCCCGTATGCGGCGAAGCTGGGGGATGAACAAGTTGTAGATGCGCTGATGATGTATCGCACTTTGGAGATGTCTACTGTTGACGGTTGA
- a CDS encoding polyribonucleotide nucleotidyltransferase, whose translation MAEVDKSISFDGRDIRLKVGLLAPQAGGSVLIESGDTSVLVTATRSQAREGIDFLPLTVDYEERLYAAGRIPGGIMRREGRPPEKTILTSRLIDRPMRPLFPSWLRDDLQIIALTLSMDELVPPDVLAVTGASIATLIAQIPFNGPMAAVRVGLVGDDFIINPTYAETEAGDLDLVVAGSPYGVIMVEAGANQLPERDIIEAIDFGYEAVRDLIKAQQDLIAELGLVIVQEAPAEVDQTLENYIRDRASGEIKKILAQFSFTKPERDAALDVVKDEIAATITELPEEDPIRVAATANKKALGNTFKDITKHFMRRQIIEDNVRVDGRKLDQVRPVSCLVGVLPKRVHGSGLFNRELTQVLSACTLGTPGDAQNLNDDMQLDQHKRYLHHYNFPPFSVGETKPMRSPGRREIGHGALAERALLPVLPSKEDFPYVIRIVSEVLSSNGSTSMGSVCGSTLALMDAGVPILKPVSGAAMGLIKDGDEVRILTDIQGIEDFLGDMDFKVAGTDTGITALQMDMKISGLSLEVISQAVHQAKAARLHILEKMLACIDTPRIETSPYAPRLLTIKIDSDMIGLVIGPGGKTIKGITEETGAKIDIEDDGTVTISAVDENKAKRARNIIQGMTRKLHEGDVYAGRITRIIPIGAFVEFLPGKEGMIHISQLADYRVGKVEDEVAVGDEVIIKVREIDNKGRINLTRLGIHPDQATAAREAAAVNR comes from the coding sequence ATGGCAGAAGTTGATAAGTCAATATCCTTCGATGGAAGGGATATTCGACTGAAAGTAGGCTTACTAGCTCCCCAGGCTGGTGGGTCGGTTTTGATAGAATCAGGGGATACATCCGTTTTAGTGACGGCTACGCGATCACAGGCCAGAGAAGGCATTGATTTTCTTCCACTTACAGTAGATTACGAAGAAAGGCTATATGCCGCTGGTAGGATTCCCGGAGGGATCATGCGCCGAGAAGGTCGTCCACCAGAAAAAACAATTCTCACCAGCCGTCTTATAGACCGCCCCATGCGTCCCCTGTTCCCTTCATGGCTACGGGATGACCTGCAAATTATTGCCTTAACGCTGTCGATGGATGAGTTAGTTCCACCCGATGTGTTAGCAGTTACAGGCGCTTCCATTGCTACCCTGATTGCCCAAATTCCTTTTAATGGGCCAATGGCAGCAGTTCGCGTTGGTTTAGTGGGAGATGATTTCATTATTAACCCCACTTATGCAGAAACTGAAGCTGGAGACTTGGATCTGGTAGTAGCTGGTTCACCATACGGCGTAATCATGGTGGAGGCGGGAGCCAATCAGTTGCCAGAGCGAGATATTATCGAGGCGATTGATTTTGGCTATGAAGCAGTGCGGGACTTAATCAAAGCACAGCAAGATTTAATCGCAGAACTGGGTTTGGTAATAGTGCAAGAAGCACCAGCAGAGGTAGACCAGACTCTGGAAAATTATATCCGCGATCGCGCTAGCGGTGAGATTAAGAAAATCTTGGCTCAATTTAGTTTCACCAAACCCGAACGCGATGCCGCTTTAGATGTCGTCAAGGATGAAATAGCCGCGACGATTACCGAACTGCCAGAAGAAGACCCAATTCGAGTTGCCGCAACTGCGAATAAGAAGGCACTTGGTAACACTTTTAAAGATATTACCAAACACTTCATGCGGCGGCAAATCATCGAAGATAACGTCCGTGTTGATGGTCGTAAACTCGATCAAGTGCGTCCCGTTTCTTGTTTAGTTGGTGTCTTACCAAAGCGAGTCCACGGCAGTGGTTTATTTAACCGAGAACTAACTCAGGTATTATCGGCTTGTACCCTGGGTACACCGGGAGATGCCCAAAACCTCAACGATGATATGCAGCTAGATCAGCACAAGCGTTACCTGCATCATTACAACTTCCCGCCGTTCTCAGTCGGAGAAACCAAGCCAATGCGTTCTCCAGGAAGGCGCGAAATTGGTCACGGGGCATTAGCAGAACGAGCGCTATTACCTGTGCTACCGTCAAAGGAAGATTTTCCCTACGTGATTCGGATTGTATCGGAAGTACTTTCCTCCAACGGTTCCACCTCAATGGGTTCAGTCTGCGGTTCCACCCTCGCCCTGATGGATGCTGGTGTACCAATTCTCAAACCCGTTAGTGGTGCAGCAATGGGTCTGATTAAGGATGGGGACGAAGTGCGAATCCTCACCGATATTCAGGGGATTGAAGACTTTTTGGGCGACATGGACTTCAAAGTTGCCGGGACGGATACCGGGATAACCGCCTTGCAAATGGATATGAAAATCTCCGGTTTGTCATTGGAGGTTATTTCCCAAGCCGTTCACCAAGCCAAAGCAGCCCGGTTGCACATTCTGGAGAAAATGCTCGCCTGCATTGACACGCCGAGGATTGAAACCTCACCTTATGCCCCACGTCTGTTAACAATCAAGATTGATTCAGACATGATTGGTCTGGTTATCGGGCCTGGAGGCAAGACGATTAAGGGAATTACAGAGGAAACTGGTGCAAAAATTGACATCGAAGATGATGGCACCGTGACAATTTCTGCTGTGGATGAGAACAAGGCGAAGAGAGCCAGAAATATTATCCAAGGCATGACCCGCAAGCTGCACGAAGGGGATGTCTACGCCGGACGCATTACTCGGATTATACCGATAGGTGCATTTGTGGAATTTCTGCCTGGGAAAGAGGGGATGATCCACATTTCACAACTAGCTGACTACCGAGTTGGCAAAGTTGAGGATGAAGTCGCAGTGGGCGACGAAGTGATTATCAAAGTGCGCGAAATTGATAACAAAGGTCGGATTAATCTTACCCGCTTGGGTATCCACCCAGATCAAGCAACAGCAGCAAGGGAAGCTGCGGCGGTGAATCGGTAA
- the ovoA gene encoding 5-histidylcysteine sulfoxide synthase — MNNFHSTYPPKLDSCTNQAILDYFENAWQLEDMLLKSLVGEDTFYINPDPLRNPLIFYLGHSAVFYINKLIQVGLLEKRLNSDYEILFEIGVDPEIPEELNEAIAHLEWPQVAQAWEYRKQAYSVISELIQITPITLPIHPTHPLWALIMGIEHQRIHIETSSMLIRQLPIERVKRPQNWQYAPFNGYTPENEMIEVAGGVVKLGKSFDDSTYGWDIDYGDRTVEVAPFFASKYLITNADFLYFMKAGGYENQGNWEEESWNWKTRYNIQCPKFWLHENGSYKYRAMFDEIDLPLDWPVEVNHYEAMAYCRWQVKDTRLMSESEYHLATYGNSLLDDVENYNLNFKFGSPSPVGMLKTAKSYSGLYDLRGNVWEWLSDNLNPLTGYKPHYLYEDNSAIFFDDKHQMMLGGCWITNGTEALKYYRNWFRPNFYQHAGFRIVQDMKD; from the coding sequence ATGAACAATTTTCACTCTACTTATCCGCCAAAACTTGATAGTTGCACTAACCAAGCTATCCTCGATTACTTTGAGAATGCTTGGCAACTGGAAGATATGTTGTTGAAAAGTCTGGTGGGGGAAGATACATTTTATATAAATCCCGACCCGTTGAGAAATCCACTAATTTTTTATCTAGGACATTCGGCTGTATTCTACATCAATAAATTAATTCAGGTAGGATTATTAGAAAAACGCCTCAATTCTGACTATGAAATCCTATTTGAAATTGGCGTTGATCCAGAAATACCAGAAGAGTTGAATGAAGCGATCGCTCATCTAGAATGGCCGCAAGTTGCCCAGGCTTGGGAGTATCGAAAACAAGCGTATTCTGTAATTTCTGAACTAATTCAAATTACCCCAATTACTCTGCCAATTCATCCCACTCATCCCCTTTGGGCTTTAATCATGGGGATTGAACACCAGCGTATTCATATTGAAACTTCTTCGATGTTAATTCGCCAACTGCCGATTGAGAGAGTGAAACGTCCCCAAAACTGGCAATATGCCCCTTTTAATGGTTACACTCCTGAGAACGAGATGATAGAAGTTGCTGGTGGGGTAGTAAAACTCGGAAAAAGCTTTGATGATTCGACTTATGGATGGGATATTGATTATGGCGATCGCACTGTTGAAGTTGCACCCTTTTTCGCCAGTAAATATCTGATAACTAATGCCGATTTTCTTTATTTTATGAAAGCTGGCGGCTACGAAAATCAAGGAAATTGGGAGGAAGAATCTTGGAATTGGAAAACTCGATACAACATTCAATGTCCCAAATTTTGGTTACATGAAAATGGTAGCTATAAATATCGAGCTATGTTTGATGAAATAGATTTACCTTTAGATTGGCCTGTAGAAGTCAATCATTATGAAGCAATGGCTTATTGTCGTTGGCAAGTAAAAGATACTCGCTTAATGAGCGAATCAGAATACCATTTAGCAACTTACGGTAATAGTTTATTAGATGATGTAGAAAATTACAATCTCAATTTCAAATTTGGCTCACCTAGTCCAGTTGGGATGTTAAAAACAGCCAAAAGTTATTCTGGATTGTACGATTTGCGTGGAAATGTTTGGGAATGGTTGAGTGATAACTTAAACCCTCTGACAGGGTATAAACCTCATTATCTTTATGAAGATAATTCTGCCATCTTTTTTGATGATAAACATCAGATGATGTTAGGAGGATGCTGGATAACTAATGGTACAGAAGCTTTAAAATATTACCGCAATTGGTTTCGTCCCAATTTTTATCAGCACGCTGGTTTTCGGATTGTTCAAGATATGAAAGATTAA
- a CDS encoding DMT family transporter: protein MENKNTLHLKGIMLLILVNVISATTFPLTKDIVTDLSPSTLIASRFVIAAGVFTLNLRNLNALLVRDGILLGLLLFFFLAIETIALKTIPANRAAFIGSLNALIVPLLGWLSGQRVPLKTFLAAGVAVIGIGVMFWEGGELAIGDLLMFVDAFVYAGYILFLERVASRHPTLTLTSVQLLFIATIGVLWSNTQIFNQFEVIRQHWGAIFYLGLLATAAVIWLQTMAQQWVSSDEAALLFTLEPLFATIFSFWLLGEHLGIRGLIGAILVLVALVLSQSSQKIEPEAKVEVQSS from the coding sequence ATGGAAAATAAAAATACTTTGCATTTAAAAGGAATAATGCTGCTCATCCTTGTTAATGTAATTAGCGCTACAACTTTTCCATTAACTAAAGACATCGTTACTGACCTTTCGCCAAGTACATTGATTGCCAGCCGTTTTGTCATAGCAGCAGGGGTTTTTACCTTAAATTTACGTAATCTTAATGCACTTTTAGTCCGTGATGGTATATTACTAGGGCTTTTGCTTTTCTTTTTCTTAGCTATAGAAACAATTGCACTCAAGACTATACCAGCGAACCGGGCGGCATTCATTGGCAGTTTGAACGCCCTCATCGTCCCTCTGCTGGGATGGCTGAGTGGTCAGCGCGTACCTTTGAAAACTTTCCTAGCTGCTGGAGTAGCTGTGATTGGTATTGGTGTGATGTTTTGGGAAGGGGGAGAACTAGCTATTGGCGATTTATTGATGTTCGTGGATGCTTTTGTCTATGCAGGCTACATACTTTTCCTAGAGCGAGTCGCCTCTCGTCACCCCACTTTAACGCTCACTAGTGTTCAACTTTTGTTCATTGCAACGATAGGGGTACTCTGGAGTAACACACAAATCTTTAACCAATTTGAGGTAATTCGCCAGCACTGGGGAGCGATTTTTTACTTAGGGCTGTTGGCGACTGCTGCTGTTATCTGGCTTCAAACAATGGCACAGCAATGGGTTTCATCTGACGAAGCTGCTTTACTTTTTACACTTGAGCCATTGTTCGCCACAATTTTCTCGTTTTGGCTACTTGGCGAACATCTGGGAATACGCGGTCTAATTGGCGCGATTCTTGTCTTAGTTGCTCTGGTTCTAAGTCAAAGCTCTCAAAAGATTGAGCCGGAAGCAAAAGTTGAGGTACAGAGTAGTTAA
- a CDS encoding SET domain-containing protein yields MTTIESISAVKLNSHITIQETAKGRGVFASKKFAQGETVVVGIPIEEVPERTIYSFQMDFNLYVNLDEPAVVINHSCSPNTGVRNNQFGGYDFVALGDIEADEEITWDYETTEYESIAVSRCLCGSLSCRGKTLGFKFREQMLRDRYREYIADYLKTQSK; encoded by the coding sequence ATGACTACAATAGAGTCGATTTCAGCTGTCAAACTCAATTCTCATATCACGATTCAGGAAACAGCAAAAGGACGAGGAGTTTTTGCTAGCAAAAAATTTGCCCAAGGGGAAACTGTTGTTGTGGGTATCCCAATTGAAGAAGTTCCCGAACGAACAATTTATTCCTTTCAGATGGATTTTAATTTGTATGTCAACCTAGACGAGCCTGCTGTCGTCATTAACCATTCTTGCTCCCCAAATACTGGGGTAAGAAACAACCAGTTTGGAGGATATGACTTTGTTGCTTTGGGTGATATCGAAGCAGATGAGGAGATTACCTGGGACTACGAAACCACTGAATATGAATCAATTGCTGTTTCCCGGTGCTTGTGCGGATCTCTATCTTGTCGGGGGAAAACATTAGGATTCAAATTCCGCGAACAAATGTTGCGCGATCGCTACAGAGAGTACATTGCAGATTATCTCAAAACTCAAAGCAAATGA
- the ilvC gene encoding ketol-acid reductoisomerase yields the protein MARMYYDEDANLDLLAGKTIAIIGYGSQGHAHALNLKDSGLNVIVGLYPGSKSVAKAEAAGLTVKNVADAANAADFIMILLPDEVQKTIYKNEIEPNLEEGNVLAFAHGFNIHFGQVVPPANVDVVMVAPKGPGHLVRRTYEGGEGVPALFAVYQDASGQARDRAMSYAKGIGGTRAGVLETTFREETETDLFGEQAVLCGGLSALIKAGFETLVEAGYQPELAYFECLHEVKLIVDLVVEGGLAKMRDSISNTAEYGDYTRGPRIVTEQTKAEMQKILSEIQSGQFAREFVLENQAGKPGFTAMRRKESEHKIEEVGKDLRAMFSWLKKA from the coding sequence ATGGCCCGGATGTATTATGACGAAGATGCCAATTTAGACCTTTTGGCTGGAAAAACTATTGCTATCATCGGCTATGGTTCTCAAGGTCATGCCCACGCTCTCAATCTCAAAGATAGTGGTTTGAATGTGATTGTGGGACTATATCCGGGTAGTAAGTCAGTAGCAAAAGCTGAAGCTGCTGGGTTAACTGTGAAGAATGTTGCAGACGCTGCCAATGCTGCTGACTTCATCATGATTTTGTTACCCGATGAAGTCCAAAAAACGATTTACAAAAACGAAATTGAACCCAATCTAGAAGAAGGGAATGTGTTAGCTTTTGCCCACGGTTTCAATATTCACTTTGGACAAGTTGTACCACCGGCTAACGTCGATGTGGTGATGGTAGCACCAAAAGGGCCAGGGCATTTGGTACGGCGGACTTATGAAGGTGGGGAAGGCGTACCAGCGCTGTTTGCAGTTTATCAAGATGCGAGTGGTCAGGCACGCGATCGCGCCATGTCTTATGCTAAAGGTATCGGTGGTACTCGCGCCGGTGTTCTTGAAACGACTTTCCGCGAAGAAACCGAAACCGATTTATTTGGCGAACAAGCCGTATTGTGCGGTGGTTTGAGTGCTTTAATCAAAGCCGGATTTGAAACTTTAGTAGAAGCTGGTTATCAACCAGAATTGGCTTATTTTGAATGTCTGCATGAAGTCAAGCTGATTGTTGACTTGGTTGTAGAAGGTGGTTTAGCCAAAATGCGCGACAGCATTTCTAACACAGCCGAATATGGCGATTATACCCGTGGCCCAAGAATTGTTACCGAACAAACCAAAGCTGAAATGCAAAAGATTCTCAGCGAAATTCAATCTGGACAATTTGCACGAGAATTCGTTCTAGAAAACCAAGCTGGTAAACCAGGATTTACCGCCATGCGTCGTAAAGAATCTGAACACAAAATTGAAGAAGTTGGTAAAGATTTACGCGCTATGTTTAGCTGGTTGAAAAAGGCTTAA
- a CDS encoding DUF4349 domain-containing protein, which translates to MYTSIKLPRTSALFISALLGGVIFTSCASSDRSTNQSAPQIAANGAVNQLTARENSISQKAETASSIVRSRPQLIKKAAISLTVNSVDKTVDAVSQIINQQQGDLIGLKQQQPKSDNPRHTATIQLRVAENLLEPTLEKLAKLGTVESRNITAEDVGDRLVDFQARLTNLQKTEANLQKIMDRAGSIRDVLSVAQELSNVRETIEQINAQLKSLQNQVAYSTITLNLQAAVSSTSSQPAFGLQVQETWNKSTHSLSSFSVGLLKLGIWLIVYSPYLLIFAALVYGFNRWRRTHSPRLTQAPESTTSE; encoded by the coding sequence ATGTATACTTCGATTAAATTGCCTCGCACATCTGCTTTGTTTATAAGTGCGTTATTGGGAGGGGTGATTTTCACCAGTTGCGCCTCTTCGGATCGATCAACAAATCAGTCTGCACCTCAAATTGCAGCCAATGGCGCGGTAAATCAATTAACTGCTCGTGAAAACAGTATTTCCCAAAAGGCGGAAACTGCTTCATCAATAGTTCGTTCTCGTCCTCAACTCATCAAAAAGGCAGCAATCTCTTTGACTGTCAACTCTGTAGATAAGACTGTTGATGCTGTTTCGCAAATTATCAATCAACAGCAAGGGGATTTAATCGGGTTGAAACAACAACAACCCAAAAGTGACAACCCGCGTCACACAGCAACAATACAATTACGGGTAGCAGAGAACTTGCTAGAACCTACCTTAGAAAAACTAGCTAAATTGGGCACTGTCGAGAGTCGTAATATCACTGCCGAAGATGTAGGCGATCGCTTGGTAGATTTCCAAGCCAGACTAACCAATTTGCAAAAGACTGAAGCCAATTTGCAAAAAATTATGGATCGGGCTGGTTCTATTAGAGATGTGCTTAGTGTTGCCCAAGAACTAAGTAATGTCCGAGAAACCATAGAACAAATTAATGCCCAACTCAAAAGCCTACAAAATCAAGTTGCTTATTCCACTATTACGCTGAATTTACAAGCAGCAGTTTCTAGCACCAGTTCACAACCTGCCTTTGGTTTGCAAGTTCAGGAGACTTGGAATAAATCTACTCACTCCCTTAGTTCATTTTCCGTTGGCTTACTCAAGCTGGGTATTTGGTTAATTGTTTATAGTCCCTATTTGTTAATTTTTGCTGCCCTTGTTTATGGCTTTAACCGTTGGCGGCGAACTCATTCACCACGTTTAACACAAGCACCAGAATCAACTACTTCTGAGTGA
- a CDS encoding NAD(P)/FAD-dependent oxidoreductase — protein sequence MVNSLDNNPPHQVVIVGGGFGGLYAAKTLAKAAVKVTLIDKRNFHLFQPLLYQVATGALSPADISSPLRSVLSKSKNTKVLLGEVNNIDPEAKQVIVGDEAIAYDTLIVATGAKHSYFGKDNWEEFAPGLKTVEDAIEMRSRIFSAFEAAEKETDPEKRRAWLTFVIVGGGPTGVELAGAIAELANQTLKEDFRNIDTSEAKILLLEGLDRILPPFAPELSQEAEASLTRLGVVVQTKTLVTNIEDDVVTLKQGDEVKEIAAKTVLWAAGVKASAMGKVLAERTGAECDRAGRIIVEPDLSIKGHPNIFVVGDLANFSHQNGKPLPGVAPVAKQEGEYVAALVQNRLAGKNLPPFAYTDHGSLAMIGHNSAVVDLGFIKLKGFVAWLFWLVIHIYFLIEFDNKLVVMIQWAWNYFTRNRGARLITGKETLTEFVISDRKNYSADNKQPINV from the coding sequence ATGGTAAATTCACTTGACAATAATCCACCCCATCAAGTAGTTATCGTTGGTGGTGGCTTTGGTGGACTTTATGCAGCTAAAACACTCGCTAAGGCGGCAGTAAAAGTTACTCTGATTGATAAACGTAACTTTCACCTATTCCAACCTCTCCTATATCAAGTCGCCACAGGTGCGCTGTCTCCTGCGGATATCTCCTCACCGTTGCGTTCTGTCCTCAGCAAAAGCAAGAATACGAAAGTGCTGTTGGGAGAGGTGAATAATATTGATCCAGAAGCAAAACAAGTGATTGTGGGCGACGAAGCAATAGCTTACGATACGTTAATTGTTGCCACAGGTGCGAAGCATTCCTACTTTGGCAAAGATAACTGGGAAGAATTCGCCCCAGGCTTGAAAACTGTAGAAGATGCGATAGAAATGCGTAGCCGGATTTTTTCAGCGTTTGAAGCCGCAGAAAAAGAAACTGATCCAGAAAAACGCCGTGCTTGGTTAACCTTTGTAATTGTGGGTGGTGGCCCTACTGGTGTAGAGTTAGCAGGTGCGATCGCAGAATTAGCAAATCAAACCCTCAAAGAAGACTTCCGCAACATCGACACCTCAGAAGCCAAGATTTTGTTATTAGAAGGGCTGGATCGCATTTTGCCACCCTTTGCACCAGAGTTATCACAAGAAGCAGAAGCATCCCTGACGCGCTTGGGGGTGGTTGTGCAGACAAAAACACTGGTAACAAATATTGAAGATGATGTAGTTACCCTCAAACAAGGCGATGAAGTTAAAGAAATTGCCGCAAAAACGGTATTATGGGCAGCAGGTGTAAAAGCATCAGCAATGGGCAAAGTGCTAGCAGAACGCACAGGTGCTGAATGCGATCGCGCTGGACGGATTATCGTTGAACCTGACTTGAGTATTAAGGGACATCCCAATATTTTTGTAGTTGGCGACTTAGCAAATTTTTCTCATCAAAATGGTAAACCCCTACCCGGTGTTGCACCTGTAGCGAAGCAAGAAGGTGAATATGTAGCAGCATTAGTCCAAAACAGGCTTGCAGGTAAAAATTTGCCACCCTTTGCTTATACCGATCATGGTAGTTTAGCAATGATTGGGCACAATTCTGCTGTGGTAGATTTGGGCTTTATCAAGCTGAAAGGTTTCGTTGCATGGCTGTTTTGGCTAGTGATTCACATCTACTTCTTAATTGAATTTGACAACAAATTAGTAGTAATGATTCAGTGGGCATGGAACTACTTCACTCGGAATCGCGGAGCAAGATTAATTACAGGAAAAGAAACCCTCACGGAGTTTGTAATTAGCGATCGCAAGAATTATTCAGCCGATAATAAACAGCCGATAAATGTCTAA
- a CDS encoding LL-diaminopimelate aminotransferase: MATINDNYLKLKAGYLFPEIARRVNVFAEANPDAKIIRLGIGDVTEPLPEACRTAMIKAVEEMGDRNTFKGYGPEQGYAWLREKIATQDFQARGADIDASEIFISDGSKCDTGNILEIFGHDNIIAVTDPVYPVYVDTNVMVGNTGDANDKGEFEGLVYLPITADNNFTAEIPSKKVDLIYLCFPNNPTGATATKEYLKAWVDYAKANNSIIFFDAAYEAYITDPSLPHSIYEIEGARDVAIEFRSFSKNAGFTGTRCALTVVPKTLTAKAADGSDVELWKLWNRRQSTKFNGVSYIVQRGAEAVYSEEGQAQIKGLVNFYLENAKIIRDKLTAAGLSVYGGVNAPYVWVKTPNGLSSWEFFDKLLQTVNVVGTPGSGFGAAGEGYFRISAFNSRENVEEAMKRIAEKFKV, from the coding sequence ATGGCAACTATTAACGACAACTACCTGAAGCTGAAAGCGGGTTATCTGTTTCCAGAAATTGCTCGGCGGGTGAATGTCTTTGCAGAAGCGAATCCTGATGCTAAAATCATTCGGCTGGGCATTGGCGATGTTACCGAACCTCTGCCAGAGGCTTGCCGTACAGCGATGATTAAAGCTGTGGAAGAAATGGGCGATCGCAATACCTTTAAAGGCTACGGGCCAGAGCAAGGCTATGCTTGGTTGCGGGAGAAAATTGCAACTCAAGATTTCCAAGCACGGGGAGCTGATATAGATGCATCCGAAATCTTTATCTCCGATGGTTCCAAGTGCGACACGGGCAACATTCTGGAAATCTTTGGACATGACAACATCATCGCCGTTACTGACCCCGTTTACCCTGTGTATGTAGACACTAACGTAATGGTGGGAAATACTGGAGATGCCAACGATAAAGGCGAGTTTGAGGGTTTAGTTTATCTACCAATTACGGCTGATAACAACTTCACCGCAGAGATTCCCTCAAAGAAAGTCGATTTAATTTATCTCTGCTTTCCCAATAACCCCACTGGCGCAACTGCTACTAAGGAATACCTCAAAGCATGGGTGGACTATGCCAAAGCTAATAACTCGATTATTTTCTTTGATGCAGCCTACGAAGCTTACATTACCGATCCGTCGCTTCCTCACTCAATTTATGAAATTGAAGGTGCAAGAGATGTTGCGATCGAATTTCGGTCTTTTTCCAAAAACGCAGGTTTTACAGGAACTCGTTGCGCCTTAACTGTAGTACCGAAGACACTCACAGCAAAAGCCGCCGATGGTTCCGATGTCGAACTATGGAAACTTTGGAATCGTCGCCAGTCTACCAAATTCAACGGTGTTTCTTACATCGTCCAACGGGGAGCCGAAGCGGTTTACTCTGAAGAAGGACAGGCACAAATCAAAGGATTGGTGAATTTCTATCTAGAAAACGCCAAAATTATCCGTGATAAACTCACAGCCGCCGGATTATCAGTTTATGGTGGCGTGAATGCACCTTACGTTTGGGTGAAAACGCCTAATGGTTTATCCAGTTGGGAATTCTTTGATAAATTGTTGCAAACCGTGAACGTTGTGGGAACACCCGGTTCTGGCTTTGGTGCTGCGGGTGAAGGTTACTTCCGCATTTCAGCGTTTAACAGCCGGGAGAATGTCGAAGAGGCAATGAAGCGGATTGCAGAGAAGTTTAAAGTGTAA
- a CDS encoding Uma2 family endonuclease: MTAAIPVFKPVSQMQLAPGSTVTIPDVSWEEFESILQELGEKRTTRIAYSQSVLEIMAPLPEHEIPKDLISDIVKILLKAKDIRYQPFGSTTFKRQGVAGVEPDACFYIQNYQQMIGHRRLQADDPPPDLAIETDVTSKTTLDAYEAIGVPELWVYDSGNLSIYLLRDGKYIKSNTSPNFKDIAITQIIPAAVERSWQVGSFQALEEFEAMI, from the coding sequence ATGACTGCTGCCATCCCTGTTTTCAAACCTGTTAGCCAGATGCAGTTAGCACCTGGTAGCACAGTGACAATTCCAGATGTTAGCTGGGAAGAATTTGAATCTATTTTACAAGAATTGGGAGAAAAAAGAACTACACGAATTGCCTACAGCCAGAGTGTTTTAGAAATTATGGCTCCTTTACCAGAACATGAAATACCTAAAGATTTAATTTCTGATATTGTCAAAATATTGTTGAAGGCTAAAGATATCAGATACCAACCTTTTGGTTCTACTACCTTTAAACGGCAAGGTGTAGCAGGAGTTGAACCTGATGCTTGCTTTTATATTCAAAATTATCAACAAATGATTGGCCATCGTCGCTTGCAAGCTGATGATCCGCCGCCAGATTTAGCGATTGAGACTGATGTCACATCCAAAACTACTCTCGATGCTTATGAAGCCATTGGAGTCCCAGAATTATGGGTTTACGACAGTGGAAACCTTTCTATTTATTTGTTAAGAGATGGAAAATATATAAAATCTAATACCAGTCCTAATTTTAAGGATATAGCTATTACTCAGATTATCCCTGCTGCCGTAGAACGTAGTTGGCAAGTAGGAAGTTTTCAAGCTTTGGAAGAATTTGAAGCGATGATTTAG